From Ruminococcus sp. HUN007, a single genomic window includes:
- a CDS encoding SOS response-associated peptidase family protein gives METADQKPVWKDSWFRRRCVIPASWYYEWGISPSEIGYRNANEQRNIKKEKYAIQLEGAESKAMIILITGASHTGKTLLAQKLLEKYHYPYLSIDHLKMGLIRSGQTDLTPYDDDKLTDYLWSIIKEMIKTAIENKQNLIVEGCYIPFNWKDSFDEEYLSQIKYICLVMSESYIDDHFSDIIGNENVIEKRLPNEDFTIQFVKQENEYYLKTCTQYGLDYILIDTGYFENVRAGVDRIMK, from the coding sequence ATCGAAACAGCGGACCAGAAGCCCGTATGGAAAGACTCTTGGTTCAGGCGGCGGTGTGTGATCCCTGCATCATGGTACTACGAATGGGGCATATCGCCCTCTGAAATCGGCTACCGTAACGCAAATGAACAGCGGAACATCAAAAAAGAAAAGTATGCGATACAGCTGGAAGGAGCTGAAAGCAAGGCTATGATAATACTGATAACCGGAGCATCACACACAGGCAAAACGCTCCTTGCACAAAAGCTGCTCGAAAAATATCATTATCCGTATCTGTCGATAGACCACCTGAAAATGGGGCTTATCAGAAGCGGACAGACTGACCTGACGCCTTATGATGACGATAAGCTGACAGACTATCTCTGGTCGATTATAAAAGAAATGATAAAGACTGCGATTGAGAATAAGCAAAACCTGATTGTAGAAGGCTGCTATATTCCGTTTAACTGGAAAGACAGCTTTGATGAGGAGTATTTATCTCAAATCAAATATATATGCCTTGTGATGAGCGAATCGTACATTGATGACCATTTTTCCGACATTATAGGAAATGAAAATGTGATCGAAAAGAGATTGCCGAACGAGGACTTCACTATTCAGTTTGTGAAGCAGGAGAATGAGTATTATCTGAAAACCTGCACACAATACGGGCTTGACTACATTCTTATCGATACAGGCTATTTTGAAAATGTCCGTGCCGGAGTGGATAGAATAATGAAATAG
- a CDS encoding ankyrin repeat domain-containing protein, with the protein MQVALKTGNFEIAKYLIEMGADLNFMEDESCCNEWRTPVIHDAITAAVMCSRWNTNNKYMGFKLFSTKERADDAFDTLSLMIKNGADVNGIDSHGNSGIWRFCLQSNQVLPSFNYVDHVESDDRLFTDELHEDLRRILTALKEAGADPHYAAPNFGKCPLEFYTEGSLSIILKEVFG; encoded by the coding sequence TTGCAGGTAGCATTAAAAACGGGAAATTTTGAGATCGCTAAATATCTTATTGAAATGGGTGCTGATCTGAATTTTATGGAAGATGAATCATGCTGTAATGAGTGGAGAACTCCTGTTATTCATGATGCTATCACAGCGGCTGTCATGTGCAGTAGATGGAATACAAATAATAAATATATGGGTTTTAAGCTCTTCTCGACCAAAGAAAGAGCTGACGATGCTTTCGATACACTCAGTCTTATGATCAAAAACGGTGCTGATGTTAATGGTATCGATTCTCATGGCAATTCGGGAATATGGAGATTCTGTCTGCAATCAAATCAGGTCTTACCAAGTTTTAATTATGTTGACCATGTAGAAAGTGATGATCGCTTATTCACCGATGAACTACATGAAGACTTGCGAAGAATACTTACAGCACTGAAAGAAGCCGGAGCTGATCCGCATTATGCCGCACCTAATTTCGGCAAATGTCCACTTGAAT
- a CDS encoding MBL fold metallo-hydrolase: protein MNDWFTVEEIDTETFAISEYQHWEETHCYLICGQEKAFLIDTGSGISNIRSVALRLTTLPITVLTTHVHWDHIGGHQHFERIAVHEAEKDWITGGFPLSLKEVKEQLTRIPCKFPKDFNIDAYKVFQGEPKIILQDGYCFDLGGRTIQVIHTPGHSPGHCCFYEPKRKYLYSGDLIYKGSLDAFYPSTDPQLFRQSVKRLMDYNINRVFPGHHELDIPVSMISKIEAAFSLLEGQ, encoded by the coding sequence ATGAATGACTGGTTTACTGTTGAGGAGATCGACACAGAAACTTTTGCTATTAGTGAATATCAGCATTGGGAAGAAACGCATTGCTATTTGATATGCGGACAGGAAAAAGCCTTTCTGATCGACACCGGATCGGGAATCTCAAACATCAGGAGCGTTGCCCTTCGTTTGACTACGCTCCCCATTACAGTGCTTACCACGCACGTTCATTGGGATCATATTGGCGGGCATCAACATTTTGAGAGAATAGCCGTACACGAAGCTGAAAAAGATTGGATAACGGGCGGCTTTCCTCTTTCGCTGAAGGAAGTGAAGGAACAGCTTACAAGGATTCCTTGCAAATTTCCGAAGGATTTTAATATTGATGCATACAAAGTCTTTCAAGGTGAACCTAAAATCATCTTACAAGACGGTTACTGCTTCGATTTGGGTGGGCGAACAATTCAGGTAATACATACACCAGGGCACTCGCCCGGACACTGTTGCTTTTATGAGCCGAAGAGAAAGTATTTGTATTCAGGGGACTTGATCTACAAAGGCAGCCTTGATGCATTTTATCCAAGCACCGATCCTCAGCTTTTTCGTCAATCTGTAAAACGACTGATGGACTACAATATCAACAGAGTTTTTCCCGGTCACCACGAATTAGATATACCTGTTTCAATGATCAGTAAGATCGAAGCTGCTTTTTCACTGTTAGAAGGGCAGTGA
- a CDS encoding SOS response-associated peptidase family protein → MCTWFYAEKSVLSPIITKAQQLPLTDTIMNTMARSAAMSGNIRPTDMAAVFAPNKQGNMAVFPMIWGFTVDASPKPLINCRIETADQKPVWKDSWFRRRCVIPASWYYEWGIPPSEVGYHNANEQRNIKKEKYAIQPEGAEITYLAGLYRFEEHRGVQIPMFAVITRESVEPVSSIHDRMPLILGKENLREWIRPDGDPSRIAKKALTNMVMEKAVDYPEPKPEFMQI, encoded by the coding sequence ATGTGTACTTGGTTCTATGCTGAAAAATCTGTGCTGTCACCGATCATCACAAAGGCACAGCAGTTACCATTGACCGATACCATAATGAACACTATGGCGCGATCAGCAGCAATGTCGGGAAATATCCGTCCTACTGATATGGCAGCGGTGTTTGCTCCGAACAAGCAAGGCAATATGGCTGTGTTTCCTATGATATGGGGCTTCACTGTCGATGCATCTCCAAAACCGCTTATCAATTGCCGTATCGAAACAGCGGACCAGAAGCCCGTATGGAAAGACTCTTGGTTCAGGCGGAGATGCGTGATCCCTGCGTCGTGGTACTACGAATGGGGCATACCGCCCTCTGAGGTCGGCTACCATAACGCAAATGAACAACGGAACATCAAAAAAGAAAAGTATGCGATACAGCCCGAAGGAGCTGAGATCACATACCTTGCAGGACTGTACCGCTTTGAGGAGCATAGAGGTGTTCAGATACCCATGTTTGCCGTCATAACAAGGGAATCGGTCGAACCAGTTAGCTCAATCCATGACCGAATGCCCCTTATCCTCGGCAAAGAGAATTTGAGAGAATGGATACGCCCCGACGGTGATCCCAGCAGGATAGCGAAGAAGGCACTGACAAATATGGTCATGGAAAAAGCGGTTGACTATCCTGAGCCGAAGCCGGAGTTTATGCAGATATAG